DNA from Deltaproteobacteria bacterium:
CCGGTCGAGTCGCTCGCGAACGTAGTCGGGCGGATCGGCCGCGCGAGCGCGCGCGAGCAGCGAAACCGCCGCAGCCGTGATCTGGTCCGCCTTGGCCCGATCCACCGAGCCCATCGCGCGCGCGAGCTCGCGCCGGAAATGGCGCAGATCGCGCTCGCCGAGCGTGAAGCTGATCTTGAGCTCTGCCATGGCGAATCCTCGGGCAGGGTACAGGAAGCACTGGCGGCTTTTCAGCGCCTTCGAAAAGGCGGAGAATGCGGCCGTGCTGGGGCTGCACGTTCTATCGCTCTCGTTCTGGACGTTCCTCGTCCTGTCGTCGCTATGGCTGTTTCCGGTGGCGGTCCTGATCTGGGCTGCGACGGTGGCCTTCGATCCGCGGCTGGTGGCGCTGCACCGCTTCACCTGCTTCTGGGCCTCGCTGTACACTCGCCTCAATCCGGCCTGGCCGGTGACGATCGAGGGCCGCCACAATCTGCCGCGCGACAGCGCCTGCGTGATGGTCTCGAATCACCAGTCTCTGGTCGACATCCTGGTGCTGTTCCGGCTGCGCACCCATTTCAAGTGGGTCTCGAAGATCGAGAACTTCCGCGTGCCGCTGATCGGCTGGAACATGTCGATGAACCGGTACATCAAGCTGGTGCGCGGAAAGCGCGAGAGCGTGGTGCAGATGATGCGCGACTGCGAGGCGGCCCTGGCGGGTGGCAGCTCGGTGATGATCTTTCCCGAGGGCACGCGCTCCGTCGACGGGCGAATGCGCGCGTTCAAACCCGGAGCGTTCGAGCTGGCCAAGCGAACGCGGAGCGCGATCGTACCGATCGCCCTCGACGGCACGTCGCGAGCGCTGCCCAAGCGCGGCTACCTGCTGCAGGGCAAGCACCCGATCCGCGTGCGCGTGCTCGAGCGGATCGAGCCCGAGAGCTTCGCGGATCTCTCCGCAGAAGAGCTCGGCGAGCGGGTTCGCGCGCGGATCGCCGCGGAGCTGCCCGCGGAGGGGAGCCCGATCGCGAAGTCCGCCTGAACGCCACTAGTGCGCTTGCAGCAGGATCACCCCCAGCGCCACTCCGAGCGCGGCGAAGATCCGCCGCGCGCCGAACGCCTCGCCGAGCACGAGCGTGCCGATCAGCGCGGCGAACACCACGCTCGTCTCGCGCAGCGCCGCGACGCTCGCCATCGCGCCCCGATCCATCGCCCAGAGCACGATTCCGTAGCCCACCGTCGAGGTGACTCCGGCGGCGACGCCCTTCAGCCCCTCGGACGTGCGCAGGATCGCGGCCAGGCGAGCACGTCGGCGCAGCAGCACGAAAAGGCAGAACGGCATCGAGGTCATCCAGATGTTCCAGGCGATGTACGCATGGGAAACGCCGGCGCGGCGCACGCCCTGACCGTCGAGAAACGTATAGGTGCCGATCATCGCCGCGGTGAGCAGCGCCGCGACCACGCTGCGCGTCGCCCCGGGGCCGAGCGTGCGCGGCTCGAGCGCGAGGCTCGCGATCG
Protein-coding regions in this window:
- a CDS encoding EamA family transporter codes for the protein MSLDPGVTALVLLAAVMHAGWNAVTKSSPDRTLTLALVLGTSALTGIVACFFVPFPAPESHPFLLVSAGFHALYQIFLLQAYRFGDLSHVYPIARGLAPVLVALFASLFAAEVPDGIQALGLGVASASIASLALEPRTLGPGATRSVVAALLTAAMIGTYTFLDGQGVRRAGVSHAYIAWNIWMTSMPFCLFVLLRRRARLAAILRTSEGLKGVAAGVTSTVGYGIVLWAMDRGAMASVAALRETSVVFAALIGTLVLGEAFGARRIFAALGVALGVILLQAH
- a CDS encoding 1-acyl-sn-glycerol-3-phosphate acyltransferase, coding for MANPRAGYRKHWRLFSAFEKAENAAVLGLHVLSLSFWTFLVLSSLWLFPVAVLIWAATVAFDPRLVALHRFTCFWASLYTRLNPAWPVTIEGRHNLPRDSACVMVSNHQSLVDILVLFRLRTHFKWVSKIENFRVPLIGWNMSMNRYIKLVRGKRESVVQMMRDCEAALAGGSSVMIFPEGTRSVDGRMRAFKPGAFELAKRTRSAIVPIALDGTSRALPKRGYLLQGKHPIRVRVLERIEPESFADLSAEELGERVRARIAAELPAEGSPIAKSA